Below is a window of Agrobacterium vitis DNA.
TCGTCGACATGCTGCTGACTACTTTCGTAGCGAGCCGATCCCGAGAGTGCAACTGAACATGAGCTTGACCACAGCTCCACAACATCAACCGAGCCAGGGACGCTCCGGGTCTTTCGGATTGGCTGCGAACTCGCTGTTTCCTTGTGGCCTTTGCGATCGACCACGGTCAGCCTGCGATGACTTCGTAGCGGGCGATAGCGCTGCAATTACAATCAAGGCGATGAAGCTGAAGAAGAAGCCCAAGGCAAACCAGCCAAGCGGGTCGCGGTTCTTGTTGGTTGCTAAAATTGCACAAGCGCCACCGAACACGCAGCCGGATACGAAAATGATCAAAGAAAAGTCCATACGCTCCTCGCTGAACGTCGAGCCGATACATGACCGACAGAGCGAAAGGGAACCTTTGTCCGATAGACGTTGCGTATAAACGCAGACCGGATCGCCTCCAGTGATTTCAGTGACTTCCGGATTTGCTCCATTTTAACCCCGACAGAGCGAAATCGTTCCATTATGTCAATGGCTTGGTTGCGTTATGGAAGGTTCATCTTATCATGAAACTAATCGGATACGCTCGCGTCTCGACGGTCGAGCAGAACCTCGATTTGCAGGTTTCAGCACTGCAGATAGCAGGGTGCTCAGAAATTTTCACCGATCAGGGGCTTTCCGGTGCAGACTTTCAACGACCGGGCCTGAGGAAAGCACTGCGAAATTTAAAAGATGCTGATATGCTTGTCGTCTGGAGGCTTGATCGGCTCGGACGCTCCTTGATAGATCTCATCGAGACTGTAGATCGGCTTGCAAAGCGGGGTTGCGAGTTTCGATCACTGACCGAAAATATTGATACCTCATCATCGGGCGGGCGGTTGGTTTTTCATATGATGGCAGCGATGGCCGAATTTGAGAGGGCAATCATTAGCGAGCGCACCAAAGCTGGAATGGAAGCTGCCAGAGCTCGAGGTTCTCGCTTAGGACGCCGCCCTTCCATGACCGACGCTCAGACATGTGCTGCTCGGCATGCCATCGAAATAGATCAACGGCCAATTTCTGAGGTGGCCGCAAAATACAACATTCATCCCAAAACGTTGGCTCGTATTCTGCGGACGTCCGGAATGTCTTACACAAGCAGCTAAATAGACAGGGATACTCGCTGCCGAGTTTGGCATATAGAGAGCTGCGAAGCAGCGTCTAGAAGCACAAAGCCAGCCTACAACCTTCCTTGTGTCGAAAGCGTGCGTTGCTAGTTACGCAGCCATCCACCCTACGCCTCCGTGCAGATTAAACGGTAACGTCGAGTGGAGAGACACGCGCCACGACAGAAATCTTGGGTCGGGGGCCGATTCTCCTGATCATCGCTGCTAGGACGGGAATGTTCGTCACATTCTGGTGCCACTAACTTACCAAACCGGTAACCGGAATTCACCGGACTCTAGCCCCGCATCCCAAATCCTGGTGTATGCTCTCCGTAGACTTTTGGTCATTGCTGAGCATTGTTAGGTCATATGCAATCTGCAAAAAGGCATGAGTGGTAATCGTGGTTTGATCGTCAAAGATGTGAACGCAACGGGGTCCTCGCCCTTTAGAAGGCCCTCATGTTTCGTGGCCTGAGATTTGTAGTTCTGCGCCCCCGGTGTAATTGTTCAGCGCCTAACGTCCCTACAAGGCAGCTGTTGTCCTCATGGCTATGCGTTCAACGGAAATTTGAAATAAACCTTCCTTTGAAGCTTGCATGGGTGACCTACTCAGGATTAAGTGAGTAAAAAGTAATAAAGTGGGGGCTTTATGGACAACTTAACTTCAGCAGAAATTCAATTGCCTACCCCGCTCATTGAAGCGGTGCGCAACCGCCGCGCCATACCATTTCTTGGCGCAGGTTCGTCGAAGGAGGCTCGAAACAGTGCCGATGCAACTCCCCCTGATGCCGACCAGCTTCGTGATATTTTGGCAGAGCGGTTTTTCGGGAAAGCAATGAAAAATCGCGACGTCATGGCGGTTGCAGAGATGGCAATTCAAACCGTGGGTGGACAGTCTCAGGTTTTCGAACAGGTAAGGCAGGCACTGGATAGCTTTGAGCCGGGCAAAGCTCATGATTTGATGACCGAATTTAGTTGGAGGATGATTGCGACCACGAATTATGATCTGATCGTCGAGAGGGCTTACGGTAGGGCAGCTAATTCTCGGCAAAAACTTGTCCGATTCGTTAAGGACGATGAACCAGTCGAGGAAAAGCTTCAATCTGTCGTAAATGGGGTTCTATATGCAAAACTCCATGGCTGCCTCGATCATATTCACGACACAGATATACCACTTGTTTTGTCGCGGGAACAATTCGCCGCATATAGCAAAAATAGAGCAAGATTGTTTGGACGCCTTCGAGACAAAGCGCGTGAATCAACGCTTATATTTGTTGGATATAGGCTAGATGACGCCCATATTCGCTCGCTAATATATGATCTTTCGTCCGATAAGCGCCCGCGCTGGTATATTGTTACGCCCGACGCGGAGGATTACGATATTGATTTTTGGGCCTCGCAAAACGTAGGCGTAATCAAAAGCCGTTTCGGTGATTTCATGGCCGCATTAGACAGGGCAATTCCGCCATTACAGCGCGCCTTGTCACCAACAAACGATGTGGCGGACCTTCCCATAAGGAAGTTCTACACAAGTCCGTCCAGAGAGTCGGCTGGTTTGCTCGCGGCATTGGAGAAAGATATCACCTTCTTGCACGCAGGTATCGCCGTGCAGGTTCAAGATCCTAAGAAATTCTATGAGGGATATGATACCGGATGGGCCGCTATCACCCGTCGTCTGGACGTTAGGCGCAAGGTAGAGGACGATCTACTTTATAAGGCCGTCCTTGAGAACGAGAAGCCTTCCGGCCCAGTGTTGCTTATGTTGCGCGGGGCAGCCGGAGCCGGCAAGACGATCGCACTAAAACGTTCGGCTTACGAGGCAGCGACAGCTTCAAACGTCCTAGTGCTTTGGCACGAAGAAGATGGTGCCCTCCATCCCGAAGTATTTGTAGAGCTATATGAGCTCTCGAAGGCACCTATTTACCTTTTTGTTGATCAGGTGGCATTGAACGTAGACAAGGTCCATCACCTGCTAAAGGTGATGGCATCGCGATCTGTGCCACTCTTAATTGTTGGTGCTGAACGGGACTCTGACTGGAACACTTATTGTTCGTCGCTGGAGTCTGATTTCAGTCCACAGTTCATTCGAGTAGGAAATTTGTCTCGCGCTGAAGTGGAAGGACTTCTCGATCTTCTTGAACGCCACAGTTGTTTGGGGGCCCTGGCAAGGTTAGGAAGGCACGAGCAAATTGAGGCATTCATGGAGAAGGAGCGTGCAGACAGGCAACTTCTCGTCGCGCTACACGAATTGACACAAGGAAAGCCGTTTGAAGAAATAATCTTAAATGAACATCAACGGATTCACCCTCCACAAGCACGTCAACTTTATCTCGACATTGCAACCATGCACCAATTCGCGGTCAAAGTTCGAGCTGGCACAATATCCCGGATATCCGGCATTGAATTCGACGACTACGAAAGGCACTTTTTCTCCCCTCTACAAGATATCGTTAAAGTTGTGGAAGGCAGCTACACGCAAGATCACTATTATCAAACTAGACACGCGCGAGTAGCTGCAATTGTTTTTCGGCAAGTTTGCCCAGACGATTCTACTAAGTCAGCGCAGTTCAATCGACTAATCAATGGACTCGATGTCGGTTATGAGACTGACAGACATGCCCTTATTGAAATAACAAGAGGGCGCCATCTTTCTGAAACTTTCGTGGGCGTCTCCGAGGCCAGAAAAATCTATCAGGCCGCCGTTGATGCAGCCCCAACGCTTGCATTCCTATATCACCAATGGGCTGTTTTTGAGCTCAATCATAAGCACGGTTCACTCAATGAAGCCGAGCGGCTTTCGGCGATTGCGAGAGAAATGGACCCAAAGAGCAAGTCGATCATACATACACAAGCTGAAACCGATCGAAAACGGGCCTGCCACGAGTCATCTCCAATACTAAAAGATTCCCTCCGCAAGCGTGCGCGTGTTCGCCTCAATGAAATGCCAATCCACGATAGGTTCGCGGCCTCCAGCAGGTGCAAACTGCTCGTTGATGAATTGGAGGAGCTAAATGCAGCTTTAGGGGATGACCCAAAGCAGCATGAAGCCTTATTTTTCGCTGAAAAGGTCAAAGACACTGAAACTGCGCTTTTGCGTGCTCAACAAGCGTTTCCCGATGACGCAGACATGATTCAAATCGAGGCACGCTTCAGGGAGGAAATTGACCAGGAAGATCGCGCGTTACGTGCGCTCGAACGCGCGTGGTTGGCTGGCACAAGAGGTTCTGGCACCGCTATACGAATTGCAAAAATGTATGATACCCGGAACCGGCCCGGTGATGCCATTAAGGTGTTAAAGGAGGCTCTAGCACGTAATCCTGATGAGAAGACGGCGCACAATGCCTTAGCCTTTCACTACCTTGCCCAAGAACCATATGACGGTGCCCTAGTTGAGAGCCATCTGAGGCTAAGTTTCTCACTGGCAGACCAAAACTTTGAAAATCGATATAATTTGGCTCAATTTCTTTTCATGGAAAATAAAGTCTCCGATGCTGTCACACTTTTTGCAACAATAGACCAAATGGCCCCGGACGGGTTTCGTCGACATGCGCCTGCCACAGACAATGCGATTACTGCCATGTTAGGCAGATATATGGGTGTAGTAGAAGAAGTTAGAGATCGCTTTATTCTCATTCGCACCCCGAATTACCCGAAGAAAATATTCAGCCATCGGCTAGCGTCTGATCCCGACGTGTTTGACGAGCTGAGTGTCGGAAGCCAAATCAACTTTCGACTGCGTTTTAATAGAGAAGGTCCGGTTGCTGTTGAAATAAAGACGGGACGGTTGCGATAGCAATAAAAGCTCGTGATGCATGGCTCACGAGCTTTTGATTACGCCAACAGCAATTGGTAGGCGCTACGTTTACGGCTCTAATTCAACCTATAAGCTCCTTGCTGGAGGATCCCCAAATCCGACAAGCGCATGAGTGTTTCCTGCCTCGTTCTCCTCCGAATTCTGAACGTCGTCTAAGCTACGCATAGTCCCC
It encodes the following:
- a CDS encoding recombinase family protein, translating into MKLIGYARVSTVEQNLDLQVSALQIAGCSEIFTDQGLSGADFQRPGLRKALRNLKDADMLVVWRLDRLGRSLIDLIETVDRLAKRGCEFRSLTENIDTSSSGGRLVFHMMAAMAEFERAIISERTKAGMEAARARGSRLGRRPSMTDAQTCAARHAIEIDQRPISEVAAKYNIHPKTLARILRTSGMSYTSS
- a CDS encoding SIR2 family NAD-dependent protein deacylase → MDNLTSAEIQLPTPLIEAVRNRRAIPFLGAGSSKEARNSADATPPDADQLRDILAERFFGKAMKNRDVMAVAEMAIQTVGGQSQVFEQVRQALDSFEPGKAHDLMTEFSWRMIATTNYDLIVERAYGRAANSRQKLVRFVKDDEPVEEKLQSVVNGVLYAKLHGCLDHIHDTDIPLVLSREQFAAYSKNRARLFGRLRDKARESTLIFVGYRLDDAHIRSLIYDLSSDKRPRWYIVTPDAEDYDIDFWASQNVGVIKSRFGDFMAALDRAIPPLQRALSPTNDVADLPIRKFYTSPSRESAGLLAALEKDITFLHAGIAVQVQDPKKFYEGYDTGWAAITRRLDVRRKVEDDLLYKAVLENEKPSGPVLLMLRGAAGAGKTIALKRSAYEAATASNVLVLWHEEDGALHPEVFVELYELSKAPIYLFVDQVALNVDKVHHLLKVMASRSVPLLIVGAERDSDWNTYCSSLESDFSPQFIRVGNLSRAEVEGLLDLLERHSCLGALARLGRHEQIEAFMEKERADRQLLVALHELTQGKPFEEIILNEHQRIHPPQARQLYLDIATMHQFAVKVRAGTISRISGIEFDDYERHFFSPLQDIVKVVEGSYTQDHYYQTRHARVAAIVFRQVCPDDSTKSAQFNRLINGLDVGYETDRHALIEITRGRHLSETFVGVSEARKIYQAAVDAAPTLAFLYHQWAVFELNHKHGSLNEAERLSAIAREMDPKSKSIIHTQAETDRKRACHESSPILKDSLRKRARVRLNEMPIHDRFAASSRCKLLVDELEELNAALGDDPKQHEALFFAEKVKDTETALLRAQQAFPDDADMIQIEARFREEIDQEDRALRALERAWLAGTRGSGTAIRIAKMYDTRNRPGDAIKVLKEALARNPDEKTAHNALAFHYLAQEPYDGALVESHLRLSFSLADQNFENRYNLAQFLFMENKVSDAVTLFATIDQMAPDGFRRHAPATDNAITAMLGRYMGVVEEVRDRFILIRTPNYPKKIFSHRLASDPDVFDELSVGSQINFRLRFNREGPVAVEIKTGRLR